A single region of the Penaeus vannamei isolate JL-2024 chromosome 23, ASM4276789v1, whole genome shotgun sequence genome encodes:
- the mRpL39 gene encoding large ribosomal subunit protein mL39, producing the protein MQATPGRLLLRLLENRNHVKRSFYHKQALTNAAVQKKRVELFNKEAKRQAAFITDVEKITVKYCDQPEECTLVMNKNMSTPYNCAQHINQNILERSVLAEIDGQVWDMHRPIEDNCTLRFLHFRQQDPYYVNKAFWRSASIMLGAVLESAFKENLYVELCSFPSPNVRSGSFVYDVDLKIPSWEPTKDELRSLSAEMVKLSMAGHRFERLEVDASLALKMFADNQYKKRQVPFIAAQSSSGNSVVVYKMGNFVEISRGPMISNTGHLGKVSIVGVHPIQTEEGQLFRIQGVALPKGIMLNHFSYGLLEERATQLNSGRFPSIPSLDKPLPSHQARA; encoded by the exons atgcaAGCAACGCCCGGACGATTGCTATTAAGACTATTAGAGAATCGAAACCATGTGAAAAGAA GTTTCTATCACAAGCAAGCCCTCACAAATGCTGCTGTTCAGAAAAAACGGGTTGAACTTTTCAACAAGGAGGCCAAACGGCAAGCTGCCTTCATTACAGACGTGGAGAAGATAACAGTAAAATACTGTGATCAGCCTGAAGAATGCACTCTTGTAATGAACAAGAACATGTCAACTCCCTACAATTGTGCCCAGC ACATTAATCAGAACATACTTGAGAGATCTGTCTTGGCTGAAATTGATGGACAAGTGTGGGATATGCATCGACCCATTGAGGATAATTGCACACTTCGGTTTTTACACTTCCGACAG CAAGATCCATATTACGTCAATAAAGCATTTTGGCGTTCTGCATCTATTATGCTGGGAGCTGTGTTGGAGTCAGCATTTAAAGAGAACTTATATGTTGAACTttgttcttttccatctcctaacG TGCGGAGTGGGAGCTTTGTTTATGATGTTGATTTGAAGATACCCAGTTGGGAACCAACCAAG GATGAGTTACGTTCTTTGTCAGCAGAAATGGTGAAGCTTAGTATGGCTGGTCATCGATTTGAGAGACTTGAAGTGGATGCTAGTTTGGCCCTCAAAATGTTTGCTGATAATCAGTATAAGAAGCGACAAGTTCCTTTTATTGCAGCCCAAAGTTCTTCTG GTAACAGCGTGGTTGTTTATAAAATGGGAAACTTTGTTGAGATAAGCCGTGGACCAATGATCAGCAATACTGGCCATCTTGGGAAAGTCTCCATTGTTGGTGTTCATCCAATTCAGACTGAAGAAGGACAGCTTTTCAGAATACAAGGTGTTGCTCTGCCCAAAGGCATAATG ttaaatcACTTCAGTTATGGATTGCTAGAAGAGCGGGCAACACAACTC